In one Podarcis muralis chromosome 7, rPodMur119.hap1.1, whole genome shotgun sequence genomic region, the following are encoded:
- the MED18 gene encoding mediator of RNA polymerase II transcription subunit 18 — protein MEAPPVTMMPVTGGTINMMEYLLQGSVLDQSLESLLHRLRGLCDNMEPETFLDHEMVFLLKGQQASPFVLRTRRSMDKAGTPWHLRYLGQPEMGDKNRHALVRNCVDIATSENLTDFLVEMGFRMDHEFVAKGHVFRKGIMKIVVYKIFRILIPGNTDNIEPLSLSYLVELSIVAPAGQDVVSDDMRSFAEQLKPLVHLEKIDPKRLM, from the exons ATGGAGGCCCCTCCCGTCACCATGATGCCTGTCACTGGAGGCACTATTAACATGATGGAATATTTACTTCAAG GGAGTGTTTTGGATCAAAGCCTGGAGAGCCTCCTTCATCGACTCCGTGGCCTATGTGATAACATGGAACCTGAGACCTTTCTGGATCATGAGATGGTGTTCCTGCTCAAGGGGCAGCAGGCCAGTCCATTTGTTCTCCGCACTCGGCGCTCAATGGACAAAGCAGGCACTCCCTGGCACTTGCGGTACCTCGGGCAGCCAGAAATGGGCGACAAAAACCGCCATGCCTTGGTACGCAACTGTGTTGATATTGCCACATCTGAGAACTTGACGGACTTCCTGGTGGAGATGGGCTTCCGCATGGACCATGAGTTTGTTGCCAAGGGGCACGTGTTCCGCAAGGGCATTATGAAGATTGTGGTGTACAAGATCTTCCGCATCCTGATTCCAGGAAACACTGATAACATTGAGCCCTTGTCCCTCTCTTATCTTGTGGAGCTCAGCATTGTAGCACCAGCAGGACAAGACGTGGTTTCTGATGACATGAGGAGTTTTGCTGAGCAGCTAAAGCCTTTAGTTCACCTAGAGAAAATTGATCCTAAAAGACTGATGTGA